TTTGACCGTTTTTTCCGTGTAGAAAACCGAGTTCACACCCTAGAAGGTACTGGCTTGGGTTTATCCATTGTGAGAAACATCATGGAACGGCATCGTAGTCAAATGCATCTGGTGAGTGAAGTGGGAGTGGGTACTACTTTTTGGTTCGATTTAACTTTATTTGAAGAACAGCCAAAGATGCTAGTTGATTCTCCGGCGGAAACCATCACAATTCCTACAGTCTCAGGATTGGGCTGAGATCAAGAAGTTGACAAAGCGATGAGCAAGCAGACCAATAATAAGCCTAGTAGCAACAGCCAAGACTGATTACGTTTAGTCCAATTTTTCACAGTTGCACCAAAGCTGCTAGCGTCACGCTGCTCTTGTAATCTGAACTTGCTCTCTTGGAGATTTTCGTACAAGGTACAGTCTTTAGCGTAGGGGCGTTGAGGAAAGTTACAAGTATTATCGGCGTGGTATGTGCAACTGTCGCACAGATACTCTTTCCCAGTTGCACGGTGCAGTGGAATCCCTGGATGACCGTAAGCTTTGAGCGTTGTCCGACAATAGGGGCAGGTAATCGCCTGATTATCAACGAGTTGATGGCAATGGGGACAAGATATATTAGCCACAACCTCAGCACACATAAGTAAACATTTCGATTTTAGCGATTTATTTGAAGTTGCGATCGCTTAGATTATTGTTGGGACAAGTGAAGGTAGATGAAAAATCGCCTGAAATTACAGCAATTGATTACCTAATTTTATCGTTCATTATTTAATAATGCCATGAAAAAATTACCAAAATATGTATACACGTCTCTGCCTCCTGTCAAACTTTTTCTAGAAGATATTGAAAAACTCGACGCAATATATCAAACTTATTGCCAATGTTACATCATATGTACTGAAGATTATGAATTAGATTCATTAGAGGAATTAAAACAATTAGGTCAGTCAGAGTTTTACCAAATTCGATTCCAATCAAAACAGCCACAAGTTAGTTTAAAAATGTCGG
This genomic interval from Nodularia sp. LEGE 06071 contains the following:
- a CDS encoding zinc ribbon domain-containing protein, with amino-acid sequence MANISCPHCHQLVDNQAITCPYCRTTLKAYGHPGIPLHRATGKEYLCDSCTYHADNTCNFPQRPYAKDCTLYENLQESKFRLQEQRDASSFGATVKNWTKRNQSWLLLLGLLLVCLLIALSTS